In candidate division WOR-3 bacterium, one genomic interval encodes:
- a CDS encoding DsrE family protein yields the protein MKRIGFLVTGGPYTFEHLDTVYHLSKAALEKGIAVDIFLYLDGVLALNKNIKSPGERHIPSMMTELVNAGAKIVACGDCAHFRGVFRENVVEGTKLTGIATLAEMIDECDRFISFGIDQ from the coding sequence ATGAAACGAATCGGTTTTCTCGTCACCGGTGGTCCCTACACATTTGAACATCTTGATACGGTTTATCATTTAAGTAAAGCGGCTTTAGAAAAAGGTATTGCTGTCGATATCTTTCTTTATTTAGACGGTGTCCTGGCTTTGAATAAAAACATTAAATCACCTGGGGAACGCCATATTCCATCAATGATGACGGAACTTGTTAATGCGGGTGCGAAGATTGTAGCTTGTGGTGATTGTGCACACTTCAGGGGAGTATTTCGGGAAAATGTGGTTGAAGGAACAAAACTGACTGGTATTGCCACTCTGGCTGAGATGATTGACGAGTGTGACCGATTTATAAGTTTCGGTATAGACCAATGA
- a CDS encoding sulfurtransferase TusA family protein codes for MKQIAKTIDARGLSCPMPIVKLAQAIKEVEIGGVIEVLASDPSFIPDVEAWCRKTEQILLEVIEEMGLIKAYIKRNK; via the coding sequence ATGAAACAGATTGCAAAGACGATTGATGCTCGGGGATTATCTTGTCCGATGCCAATAGTTAAGCTGGCACAGGCCATCAAGGAAGTTGAAATCGGCGGAGTAATAGAAGTTTTGGCTTCGGATCCTTCATTTATTCCCGATGTTGAAGCATGGTGCCGCAAAACCGAACAGATTCTCTTAGAAGTGATTGAAGAAATGGGGTTGATAAAGGCATATATCAAGAGAAATAAGTAG
- a CDS encoding DsrH/TusB family sulfur metabolism protein, with translation MKTLYLFTQTPNEFNIKLLKNLIDDTDCVIFIQNGVYFARHELALGCQGYVLNADLKARGIETGLKTINYDELVDLFFTYERIVTI, from the coding sequence ATGAAAACCCTTTATCTTTTTACCCAAACACCAAACGAATTTAACATTAAATTATTAAAAAATTTAATCGATGATACTGATTGTGTTATATTTATCCAAAACGGAGTTTATTTTGCCAGACATGAGCTTGCCTTGGGTTGTCAAGGATATGTTTTAAATGCCGATTTAAAGGCGCGGGGTATTGAAACAGGTCTGAAAACAATTAATTATGATGAACTTGTTGATTTGTTTTTTACTTATGAAAGAATAGTCACAATATAG
- the rsxC gene encoding electron transport complex subunit RsxC — translation MDDRLVKLKKPKNLLDLPIEVMPTPARVFIPLQQHKGLPAIPVVKKGETVKIGSKIGEANGSVSANIHASVSGRVVDIKLHPHPNLRESWCCIIETDYANNLAQEFSDFDFYSLRPEELLNKIEEAGIVGLGGGGYPTAQKLRAAMTRELNLLLINGCESEPNLTADYRIMLEYPEKVIEGAKIIQKILDVPKMIFVFTKRYQKAAELFKKKGVQVRVFADSYPLGAERLLLKEFTKIVLPYDKLPIDAGVVVHNVNTCYAIYQAIKSGKPLIERVVTISGNAINKPKNLLVKIGTPVREIIQYCGGLRRNLKKIIFGGVMTGNAQFSLDTPVIKTTPGIVFQDTIMNEETRDCVQCGKCIDVCPVGIFPAMIYRTIRRGQFEEAPKYGLNECLECGSCAYICPAFIPLVHYFKYARLRNVAG, via the coding sequence GTGGACGACCGTCTAGTAAAATTGAAAAAGCCAAAAAACCTTTTAGATCTTCCTATTGAAGTGATGCCCACTCCGGCACGAGTCTTTATTCCGTTACAACAACATAAAGGATTACCAGCAATTCCGGTGGTAAAAAAGGGAGAAACGGTCAAAATTGGTAGCAAAATTGGCGAAGCAAATGGTTCTGTCTCGGCAAATATTCATGCCAGCGTTTCCGGAAGGGTTGTTGATATTAAACTTCATCCTCATCCTAATTTGAGAGAAAGTTGGTGTTGCATAATCGAAACGGATTATGCTAATAATTTGGCCCAAGAATTTTCTGATTTTGATTTTTATTCACTTCGTCCTGAAGAACTTCTTAATAAAATTGAGGAAGCTGGGATTGTAGGTTTGGGAGGCGGTGGGTACCCCACCGCTCAAAAATTGCGGGCGGCAATGACTCGGGAGTTAAATTTACTGCTTATCAACGGTTGTGAATCGGAACCCAACCTCACCGCCGATTATCGTATCATGCTTGAGTATCCTGAAAAAGTAATAGAAGGAGCAAAAATCATCCAGAAAATTTTGGATGTACCAAAAATGATTTTTGTTTTTACCAAGCGCTATCAAAAAGCCGCTGAATTATTTAAGAAAAAGGGAGTCCAAGTGAGGGTCTTTGCTGATAGTTATCCTCTTGGTGCTGAGCGTCTTCTTTTAAAAGAATTTACCAAAATTGTTCTTCCCTATGATAAGTTGCCCATCGATGCTGGAGTAGTAGTGCATAATGTAAACACATGCTATGCAATTTATCAGGCTATAAAGTCCGGCAAACCGTTAATTGAGCGCGTGGTTACAATCAGCGGTAATGCCATTAATAAACCAAAAAATCTCTTGGTAAAAATTGGGACACCAGTGCGCGAGATAATCCAGTACTGTGGAGGTTTGAGAAGAAATTTAAAGAAAATAATCTTTGGCGGAGTGATGACCGGCAATGCTCAGTTTTCTCTTGATACGCCGGTCATTAAAACCACTCCGGGCATCGTGTTTCAAGATACGATTATGAATGAAGAAACACGGGATTGTGTCCAATGCGGTAAGTGTATTGACGTTTGCCCAGTTGGTATTTTTCCTGCTATGATTTATAGAACTATCCGAAGGGGACAGTTTGAAGAGGCCCCTAAATACGGCCTTAACGAGTGTTTAGAATGCGGAAGCTGTGCTTATATTTGCCCCGCATTCATTCCCTTGGTTCACTATTTTAAATATGCGCGGCTGCGAAATGTTGCCGGATGA
- a CDS encoding DsrE family protein encodes MKKIVILSTKPPYGSSINAEAFRAGLGLAFSEMKVDLILIGDGVYSGIKKQSPEQLQMKPLSEVYKNITEYRINLFIDKDSIEERNLKTDELVSAPLITRAQLKEKINTADVILTF; translated from the coding sequence ATGAAAAAAATAGTAATTTTGAGCACCAAACCACCCTACGGGTCTTCAATCAATGCTGAAGCATTTCGCGCGGGTTTGGGACTCGCATTTTCGGAAATGAAGGTTGATTTGATACTCATCGGTGATGGAGTTTATTCCGGAATAAAAAAGCAATCCCCAGAACAACTACAAATGAAGCCACTCTCGGAAGTTTATAAAAATATCACTGAATATCGCATAAATCTGTTTATTGATAAAGATTCAATCGAAGAAAGGAATCTAAAAACGGACGAACTGGTCTCAGCACCTTTGATAACGCGAGCACAATTGAAAGAGAAAATTAATACCGCTGATGTTATTTTAACATTCTAA
- a CDS encoding DsrE/DsrF/DrsH-like family protein, with protein sequence MNNRERVSIIVFSGDLDKCLAAFIIGTGAAASGMQVDMFFTFWGLSVLRKRGIKVKGKSLTEKMFGMMLPKGADSLALSKMNMLGLGTKMMKEVMKKKRIASLPELLEIAQQFGVNLYACEMSMKVMGLKREELIDGIKGIVGVATYLENAAKSQITLFI encoded by the coding sequence ATGAACAATAGAGAGCGAGTTTCAATAATTGTCTTCAGTGGAGATTTAGACAAGTGTCTTGCTGCTTTTATCATTGGCACTGGAGCAGCCGCTTCGGGTATGCAGGTTGATATGTTCTTTACTTTCTGGGGTTTGAGTGTATTACGTAAAAGAGGGATAAAAGTAAAAGGAAAATCGCTTACGGAGAAGATGTTTGGAATGATGTTACCGAAAGGAGCAGACTCGCTTGCACTATCAAAGATGAATATGTTAGGGTTGGGAACAAAAATGATGAAAGAGGTGATGAAAAAGAAACGAATCGCCTCCTTACCCGAACTTCTTGAGATTGCACAACAATTCGGAGTGAATCTTTATGCCTGCGAAATGTCGATGAAGGTAATGGGTTTGAAAAGAGAAGAACTGATCGACGGAATAAAAGGAATAGTGGGAGTGGCTACATATCTGGAAAATGCTGCTAAATCTCAGATAACCTTGTTTATTTAA
- a CDS encoding RnfABCDGE type electron transport complex subunit D, giving the protein MLPDDNLIVVSSPPHIHSGLSIKKAVFIVILCLIPAVVVGTMVYGFYALSVVLISVISAVLFEQCFEYWHKQGRFITDGTAALTGLLLGLSLPPAIPLWIPAIGGGFAVIIAKHALGGLGFNHLNPALTARAFLMLSFPQIMITSYKSPFHGTLLGLDTITTATPLTLLKNTGYYGTPTGVLEQLHSPEMFKLLFLGNIGGSIGETCKIALIAGGATLLILRIIDYRIVTGYMVSFCLINLILPGRINLLFQLFTGGLLLGVFFMATDWVTSPITPEGRWLFGIGCGLFTALFRYTLEYPEGVTPAILLMNLSVPLLDKIVVWKRSKKWQRN; this is encoded by the coding sequence ATGTTGCCGGATGATAATCTAATTGTTGTCTCCTCTCCCCCACATATTCACTCCGGTCTAAGTATAAAGAAAGCAGTATTCATTGTAATTTTATGTCTTATACCTGCTGTGGTTGTAGGAACAATGGTTTATGGTTTTTATGCATTGAGCGTGGTGTTAATAAGTGTCATTTCGGCCGTGCTCTTTGAGCAATGTTTTGAATATTGGCACAAGCAAGGTCGATTCATTACCGATGGCACAGCGGCTTTGACTGGACTGCTCCTGGGACTTTCCTTACCACCTGCGATTCCTCTCTGGATTCCTGCAATAGGAGGAGGTTTTGCCGTTATCATTGCTAAGCATGCCTTAGGTGGCTTGGGATTTAATCATCTCAATCCCGCATTGACCGCCCGGGCATTTCTAATGCTATCCTTTCCACAGATAATGATTACGAGTTATAAATCACCGTTTCATGGGACATTATTGGGGTTGGATACTATCACTACTGCTACCCCCCTCACACTATTAAAAAACACTGGTTATTATGGCACACCAACGGGTGTTTTAGAACAATTGCATAGTCCGGAAATGTTTAAACTCCTTTTTCTCGGTAATATTGGTGGATCTATTGGAGAGACTTGTAAAATTGCCCTTATCGCTGGCGGCGCCACCCTTTTGATATTAAGAATCATTGATTATCGAATCGTTACCGGTTACATGGTTAGTTTTTGCTTGATTAATCTCATTCTACCCGGAAGAATCAATCTTTTATTTCAACTATTTACGGGTGGATTGTTGCTGGGAGTATTTTTTATGGCCACGGATTGGGTAACTTCTCCAATCACCCCAGAAGGCCGCTGGTTATTTGGAATTGGTTGTGGCTTATTTACGGCCCTCTTTCGGTATACTTTGGAATATCCGGAGGGTGTAACACCCGCCATCCTGCTGATGAATCTTTCTGTGCCCCTGCTTGATAAAATTGTGGTTTGGAAAAGGAGTAAAAAATGGCAAAGAAATTAA
- a CDS encoding Rnf-Nqr domain containing protein, which produces MKESINKEKEFIQIIMGTIPLITFTDSITNALTSGVLLLLTYLLSATIYLPVVKRLNEPAKTFTFLIITATIISIFDNFIAGYLPQIHIGINQFLPLIAVNSFLFAGLRNPTLTDSNANFILYHTQKCFHCIFLLTIIGMCREIIGKGTLFNQPLIISEPDGYLFLPASSSWGALLIVAMVFLVYGLQRRKK; this is translated from the coding sequence ATGAAAGAATCCATCAATAAAGAAAAAGAATTTATACAAATCATCATGGGCACCATACCTTTGATAACATTTACGGATTCAATCACGAATGCCTTAACAAGCGGAGTTTTATTGCTTTTAACCTATCTATTATCAGCCACCATTTATCTACCAGTTGTTAAGAGGTTAAATGAGCCAGCAAAAACATTCACCTTTTTGATTATCACTGCGACTATCATTTCAATTTTTGATAATTTTATTGCCGGCTATCTACCCCAAATCCATATTGGTATAAACCAATTTCTGCCCCTCATTGCTGTGAATAGCTTCCTCTTTGCGGGATTAAGAAATCCGACGTTGACAGATTCAAATGCAAACTTTATTCTGTATCATACGCAGAAATGTTTCCATTGCATTTTTTTACTGACTATTATTGGAATGTGCCGAGAAATAATCGGGAAAGGAACTTTATTTAATCAACCATTGATAATTTCGGAACCTGATGGATATCTATTTTTGCCGGCAAGTTCATCTTGGGGTGCCTTGTTGATTGTCGCGATGGTATTTTTAGTTTACGGTCTGCAACGTAGAAAAAAATGA
- a CDS encoding Rnf-Nqr domain containing protein, which produces MNAILSLLWETLTKNNVCLYYLLGICPLLLYNLNLGESFITGLVIILLMVLGNWVVFIIEKIFLLPLGLSYMQISFFVLIIYLLLYYSKIMVKRLPGNLSDLFDNYPEFFFTNYAIYGVIFLNRSSNLPFWETTVASFGFGFGYLVILVLFMLIKEKMNINERMPIPVFRQLLILSLMSLVFMSLIFKQR; this is translated from the coding sequence ATGAACGCAATTTTATCGCTCCTTTGGGAAACATTAACAAAAAATAATGTTTGCCTCTATTACCTGCTGGGAATCTGCCCGTTACTTCTCTATAATTTAAATTTAGGAGAATCATTCATTACCGGCTTGGTCATTATCCTCCTCATGGTGCTTGGTAATTGGGTAGTTTTTATTATAGAGAAAATTTTCCTTTTACCACTGGGATTGAGCTATATGCAAATTTCTTTCTTTGTTTTAATCATCTATCTCCTTCTCTATTATTCAAAAATTATGGTTAAAAGGCTGCCGGGGAACTTATCAGATTTATTTGATAACTACCCTGAATTCTTTTTCACCAACTATGCAATATATGGGGTGATATTTTTAAATCGATCCAGCAATTTGCCATTTTGGGAAACTACCGTTGCTTCATTTGGTTTTGGATTTGGTTATCTGGTAATATTAGTCCTCTTTATGCTGATAAAGGAAAAAATGAATATAAATGAAAGAATGCCTATCCCTGTTTTCCGACAATTGCTCATCCTCAGTTTGATGAGCCTGGTTTTTATGAGTTTGATTTTTAAGCAAAGATGA
- a CDS encoding cysteine desulfurase family protein, with protein sequence MKQVYLDNGSATRIDPRVLEAMLPFLKEEYGNAQSLHSLGQRAKDALETARISVARLINAQPEEIIFTSCGSESNNLALKGIAHAYQEKGKHIIVSSIEHFSVLQAAKRLAREGFEITYLPVDKYGFVKPDDLRAKLRNDTILVSIQHANPEIGTIQPIKELTEITHRANALFHTDAVASAGVIPLDVNRLGVDLLSFVGATMHGPKGVGALYLKKGTRIIPLIDGGVQESGKRAGTENIPAIVGFGKACEIALMEMEINQAKIQKLQQRLIQELPQRIEYIYLNGHPQERLPNNVNFSVEFVEGESMLLFLDQKGIYVTSGSACTSRALKMSHVLEAIKLDPAVAQGSVLMVLSKYNTEEDIDYVLNEFPPVVRQLRDMSPLYAYFLKTGKRMEAGPGTDYEHHH encoded by the coding sequence ATGAAGCAGGTCTATCTTGATAACGGATCGGCAACCAGAATTGACCCCAGGGTTCTTGAAGCGATGTTGCCTTTCTTAAAAGAGGAATATGGTAATGCTCAGAGCCTTCATTCTTTAGGTCAACGAGCGAAGGATGCTCTTGAGACTGCTCGGATAAGCGTTGCCCGATTGATAAATGCCCAGCCGGAAGAGATAATCTTTACTTCATGCGGTTCAGAATCTAATAACCTCGCTCTTAAAGGTATTGCTCATGCCTACCAGGAAAAAGGGAAACACATCATCGTTTCCAGTATTGAACATTTTTCGGTTTTGCAGGCAGCAAAAAGACTTGCCCGAGAAGGTTTTGAGATAACCTACCTACCAGTTGATAAGTATGGATTCGTCAAACCTGATGATTTAAGAGCAAAACTGCGAAACGATACCATTTTAGTTTCAATCCAGCATGCCAATCCCGAGATTGGAACGATACAACCGATAAAAGAGCTCACTGAAATTACCCATCGGGCGAATGCCTTATTTCACACCGATGCCGTGGCGAGTGCGGGTGTTATACCCTTGGATGTTAATAGACTTGGCGTTGACCTTCTGAGTTTTGTTGGTGCGACCATGCACGGGCCTAAAGGAGTAGGAGCATTATATTTAAAGAAAGGAACTCGAATTATTCCATTGATCGACGGTGGGGTTCAAGAATCAGGGAAAAGGGCGGGTACCGAAAATATTCCTGCGATCGTCGGTTTCGGCAAAGCCTGTGAAATTGCTCTTATGGAAATGGAAATAAATCAAGCAAAAATACAAAAATTGCAACAAAGATTGATTCAAGAATTACCGCAAAGGATTGAATATATTTATTTAAATGGCCACCCCCAGGAACGTTTGCCTAATAATGTAAATTTCTCAGTAGAATTTGTGGAAGGTGAAAGTATGCTTTTATTTTTAGATCAGAAGGGAATATATGTTACCAGCGGCTCGGCTTGTACATCACGAGCTTTGAAAATGTCCCATGTATTGGAAGCCATAAAGCTTGATCCCGCTGTAGCCCAAGGTTCGGTATTGATGGTGTTATCAAAGTATAATACCGAGGAGGATATTGATTATGTTCTCAATGAATTTCCACCAGTAGTTCGCCAATTGCGAGACATGTCTCCACTCTATGCTTATTTTTTAAAAACTGGAAAGAGAATGGAAGCCGGACCAGGCACTGATTATGAACACCATCATTAA
- a CDS encoding ferritin family protein, producing the protein MANLFCASEVVEISIEARKRGFEFYKRVAKKTKSPDIKETFKWLASQEEKQIAMLQDILKKIEVCQPFELYPDEYAMYVQALLKRHTFNDIKKKDLLKKIKTNADAVDTAIEYEKDSLLILYEMKNFVRKQEKKIINKLIKDTQADINRLNNLKKCLSSKDLKTCLLK; encoded by the coding sequence ATGGCTAATCTTTTTTGTGCCAGCGAAGTTGTGGAAATAAGCATTGAAGCCCGGAAAAGAGGATTTGAATTTTATAAACGCGTAGCAAAAAAAACAAAATCCCCAGACATAAAAGAGACATTTAAATGGTTGGCGTCCCAAGAAGAAAAACAGATTGCCATGCTACAAGATATTCTGAAAAAAATTGAAGTCTGTCAGCCCTTTGAACTGTATCCTGATGAATACGCTATGTATGTGCAGGCATTATTAAAACGCCATACTTTTAATGATATAAAAAAGAAAGACTTATTAAAGAAAATCAAAACAAATGCGGATGCCGTGGATACAGCGATTGAATATGAAAAAGATTCTTTACTCATTCTCTACGAAATGAAGAATTTCGTCCGCAAACAGGAGAAGAAGATTATAAACAAATTGATAAAAGACACCCAGGCCGATATAAACCGACTAAATAATTTAAAAAAATGTCTGTCAAGCAAAGATCTTAAAACATGTCTGTTGAAATAA
- a CDS encoding FMN-binding protein, which yields MAKKLNANLIVFIFLLLSFIVNTEIYFHIRPLIAQTVTNNKQGRFKTLIDGAEFFTIIPDTLWQALDSAKNLKGYIFKVWPKGYVGIIPITVGIDTAQRVSGIYIGGPAEGFKETPGLGSRVREKSFLNQFLGKEISKIALKKDGGEIDAVSGATISSRAVCEGIKKGFEQLQPLLFSSGKSDIRQEIFSGARVFEEIIKDTLWYALSGGETLGLVFTGYTLGYLDTIKYLAGINKNGGIERIIITYSHETDGIGEKIREAEFLNKFKTEIPDAISGATISSMALIESIKQNLERFKEYLK from the coding sequence ATGGCAAAGAAATTAAATGCTAATTTAATCGTCTTTATTTTTCTTTTATTGAGCTTCATTGTAAATACCGAGATTTACTTTCACATCCGTCCCCTGATTGCACAGACAGTGACAAATAACAAGCAAGGAAGATTTAAGACCCTTATCGATGGTGCTGAATTTTTTACGATTATTCCCGATACCCTGTGGCAGGCACTTGATTCGGCAAAAAACTTAAAGGGATATATATTTAAAGTTTGGCCCAAGGGCTATGTTGGAATTATCCCAATAACTGTAGGAATTGATACGGCTCAAAGGGTCAGCGGTATCTATATCGGTGGTCCTGCCGAAGGTTTCAAAGAGACCCCTGGTCTTGGTTCTCGGGTTCGCGAGAAATCATTCCTTAACCAATTTTTGGGCAAGGAAATTTCTAAAATCGCATTAAAAAAAGACGGAGGTGAGATTGATGCAGTATCTGGGGCAACAATATCGTCCCGGGCAGTGTGTGAAGGGATCAAAAAAGGGTTTGAACAATTACAGCCTCTGCTGTTTTCATCTGGCAAGTCTGATATACGCCAGGAAATCTTTTCCGGTGCCAGAGTTTTTGAGGAAATTATAAAGGACACACTCTGGTATGCCCTATCTGGCGGTGAAACTTTGGGGCTCGTGTTCACCGGATATACCCTCGGTTACCTGGATACAATTAAATACCTTGCAGGTATAAATAAAAATGGCGGTATAGAAAGAATTATCATCACCTATTCTCACGAGACTGATGGAATCGGAGAGAAAATTAGAGAAGCAGAATTCCTCAATAAATTTAAAACCGAGATTCCCGACGCGATAAGTGGGGCGACAATATCTTCAATGGCATTAATAGAAAGTATCAAACAAAACCTCGAAAGATTTAAGGAATACCTTAAATGA
- a CDS encoding DUF438 domain-containing protein: MSEIFGKGIDKKAEIKEIIRKIHRGVGVGEMKKKFADIIKGVSPEELAKIEEELIKEGIPVEEIRRLCDVHIALFKESIEKELLLAPEGHPIRILMEEHKILLSYAQGIKNLVEGLKLKKSFNEVKNQLDTLEDIASHFKDSEKHYLREENVLFPYLEKHGITQPPAIMWSEHNQIRELKKHYYDILAKKNVLDYNEFIKQIDEVGIKINEMLVSHFYKENNILFPTAMKVINQDEWGAIKKEFTEIGYCCFTPNVAEKSLESTGETLSHVSENRINLETGTLTIEELENILNTLPVDITFVDKDDTVVYFSQTKERIFTRTKAVIGRKVQQCHPQKSLHVVNQILDDFRNKKRDLAEFWINMGGRVIYIRYFAVRNKSGEYLGCLEVTQDITEIQKITGEKRLL, encoded by the coding sequence ATGAGTGAAATATTTGGAAAGGGTATAGATAAAAAGGCAGAGATAAAAGAAATAATAAGAAAGATACATCGCGGGGTGGGTGTGGGAGAGATGAAAAAAAAGTTTGCTGATATAATAAAAGGCGTATCACCAGAAGAATTAGCCAAAATTGAGGAAGAATTAATAAAAGAAGGAATCCCGGTTGAAGAGATACGCCGGCTCTGTGATGTTCATATTGCCTTGTTTAAAGAATCCATCGAAAAAGAATTACTCCTTGCACCGGAAGGACATCCAATACGGATCTTAATGGAAGAACATAAAATATTGTTATCATACGCGCAGGGAATAAAAAATCTTGTTGAAGGGCTAAAATTAAAAAAGTCTTTCAATGAAGTCAAAAATCAGCTTGATACACTTGAGGATATCGCTTCTCATTTTAAAGATTCTGAAAAGCATTATTTAAGGGAAGAAAATGTTCTTTTTCCCTACCTCGAAAAACACGGTATCACCCAACCCCCCGCGATTATGTGGTCTGAACATAATCAAATTCGTGAACTGAAGAAACATTATTATGATATTCTTGCAAAAAAGAATGTTTTAGATTACAACGAATTTATCAAACAGATTGATGAGGTTGGAATAAAAATTAATGAAATGCTTGTGAGTCATTTTTACAAAGAAAATAACATTTTATTCCCAACTGCAATGAAAGTAATTAACCAGGATGAATGGGGCGCAATCAAAAAGGAATTCACGGAAATAGGCTATTGCTGTTTTACCCCGAATGTTGCAGAAAAGAGTTTGGAATCAACCGGTGAAACGCTTTCTCATGTATCCGAAAACCGGATAAATCTTGAAACCGGTACTTTGACGATTGAAGAACTCGAAAATATCCTAAATACACTGCCAGTAGATATCACATTTGTCGATAAAGATGACACGGTGGTCTATTTCAGTCAAACAAAAGAACGAATTTTTACAAGAACCAAGGCAGTAATAGGAAGAAAGGTTCAACAGTGTCATCCACAAAAAAGCTTACATGTTGTTAATCAAATTCTTGATGACTTCAGAAATAAAAAAAGGGATTTAGCAGAATTTTGGATTAATATGGGCGGAAGGGTGATTTATATAAGATATTTCGCAGTAAGAAATAAAAGTGGCGAATATCTTGGATGTTTAGAAGTAACCCAGGACATTACAGAAATACAAAAAATTACTGGTGAAAAAAGATTATTATAG